The Deltaproteobacteria bacterium genome segment GCCGAAATCGCCGACGCCTTCGGCATCAAAGGGGCCACCGTCACAAAACCCTCTCAAGTTGTCCCCGCCTTGAAGAAGATGCTCGCCCACAAGGGGCCGTATGTTCTCGACGTCAAGTGTCCGTACGACGACAAAACGCACGGCCATGTCATCCCGATGATCCCCGGCGGCAGGACTTATCTTGATACGATTCTTGTCGAGGGGATCACTTTGCGGGACTACTGGAAGAAAAAGGGAATTTTGCGGGAATAAATTTGCCGGTTGACAGCCGGTTCCGCTCTGCTAGCATTTGCTCCGCCGTGCCAAAGAAAAAACCGGATCAGACAAAACAGCAAAAAACACCGAAGCCCTCCGATATTCAGCATTATAACGCCATTCTCATTGAGGACTTGGAGTCAAAGTTTAATCTCGTCATTGAAAAGGTCGACGATATGGAGGGGCGGATCAACAACAAAATGGACAATCTCCATCAGGAATTGAAAGAAGAGATCAAAATCGGGACTGCGGCTCTGTCCTGCAGAATCGACGGCGTTGAAAAAAGGCTCGACACAAAAATCGACGGCGTTAAAAAAGACCTTGAAAAAAAAATGGATGATATCGGCGTCAAACTCGATACCCATATTGAGAAGTGCGAATCCGACATTTCCTTCCTGAAAAAAGCCTCGAACCTGTAAATCCAAAAGAGGTAAATTCTTTAAGCGATGAAGCAACGCAACTGAAAATGATCTACGGCTTGACCCCCTGAATTTTTCCCCCCAAACCCGGCTCCTGAAGATAGCGGATTCTTAAGCCCTCCGGCCGGATCGGTTTTATTTTTTCGTTGATGGCCAGAAAGCCGACCTGCGAGGCGCGGGGGAAGACATAATCAAGATAGATATTTTTTGGACCCGATCTGACGCCAAGGATTTCAAAACCGGGGCCGACAAAAAAGATTTTTTGTTTCAGTTTTTTTATTTTTGCCAAAAACCCTTCGGGTTCGTAAGTCGCTTGTTTGATTCTCTGCTTCACAGTCCTCCCTTTTCGCTGGTAGACCGCCCCGTAAACCCGCCCCCTCCCCCCCTTTATGACCGGCGCGATCAAAACGCCGTCGCCGGCAACCCCAAGGGCCATAGCCTTCAGAGAGGATACCGGATAAATGGCAGAGCCGGTTCCACAGGCCAACCCCATCACCGTAGCCATCCCGACGCGCAGACTGGTGAACGAACCGGGCCCCACCGCCACGGCAAAGGAACGGATATCGGCAATTTTAAACTGCCGGGCATTGAGAATTTGATCAATGAGGGGAAGAAGTTTTTCGGAATGGGTGCGGCCTTGGGACACCGTCCCATCCGAGACGGCGACAATTTCTTCGAGCAATCGGCCCTCTTCAAAGAGGGCAACGCTTAAGTGTTTGGTTGAGGATTCGACGGCGAGAAGAAAGGACATTAAAAAATTCCCTTGATCTTTTCCCAGATATTCGAAAAACCCCACACGCTGTCCACGTCGTTGATGGTCACCAACAGCATGAGACCAAGTAGAAGCGCCAGGCCCACCTGCTGGGAGAACATCCGGACCTTCAGCGAAACCGGTTTGCGGCGGACCCCCTCGAGGACCATGAATAAAACGTGCCCCCCGTCCAAGACGGGGATCGGCAGAAGATTCAGGATGCCCAACTGCATGCTCAAGAAAGCGAGAAAGTAGAGAAACTCCCCCGCCCCCGATCTGGCCGCCATCGCCGAGGCCTGCGCAATCTGCACCGGCCCGCCGAGGGCCTTGTAGGAGAGTTGAAAGGTGAAAAGCCGCTTGAGGACATCAAGCGTCAGCCCCAACAGTTTGATATTTTCCCTTGTTCCCTCTTTCAAGGCCTCGAAAAGTCCGTATCTCTTTCGCGCAAAACCGGAAGGATCGATATATTTTGTAATGCCGATCACCCAGGCCTTCGCCCCTTCATGAAATTTGGGGGTCACCGTCACCGTGTTTTCGGCCCCGTTGCGCCGATAGGCAAGAGTGACCGCCGACCCCCCGCTTCCGCGGATGATCCCGGTCATTTCGGTCCAGCTGGAAACCGGTTTTCCATTCAAGGCGGTAATTTTGTCGCCGGCTTTCAACCCCGCTCCGCCTGCCGGGCTGTTGCCCGAAACATCGCCGACAATCGGGTCGTCCCCCCAAAAATAAAACGGCTCAATTCCCAGATAGCCGATCTTCTGTTTCGTCGCGGGCGAGTATTCGAGGCGCACCGGCATTTCGAGTTCCTTCCCGTTTCTTTTCACCGTCACGCGGGCCTCTTCCCCCGGATGAAGGCCGATCCAGTCCAGAAGGTCGGACCATTTTTTCACCCCGGCGCCGTCGATCCGCAGAATTTCGTCCCCCTTTTGGAGACCGGCCGATTCTGCCGGAGAACCCTCCTTCACCCCCAGAACAACGGGAGGTTTTTCGAGAATCACCGGAATCATCCGCCCCACCATGAAGACAACCGGCATGAGAACAAGGCAGAGAAAAAGATTCATCATGGGACCGGCAAAAACGGTCGCCAAACGGGAATGAAGCGGTCGGGCCGAAAAGGCGTCGGGAGAAGCCTGAATCTCCTTCGCCTTCGCCTCATCCCCCTCCGCCTCCGCCATCGGATCCTCCCCGTAGAGTTTCACATAACCCCCAAGAGGAATCGGAGCGATACGAAATTCGGTGCCTCCCCGCCTGAAACCGATGATTTTGGGACCAAAGCCGATGGAGAACCGCTCCACCCGGATTCCCGATCTGCGGGCGATGATGAAGTGCCCCCACTCGTGGACAAGAACAAGGATTCCCAACGCGATGATAAAATAGAAAATTGTCATTTGAAAAAAATTCCAAATTCCAAAATCCAAATTCCAAACAAACTACAAGTACAGAAACTCAAAAAAAATCTGTATTTGAATTTGGAATTTGTCATTTTGTTTGAGATTTGGAATTTGAGATTTGGAATTTTGTCCTTTCACGCGCCCACCGATCGGCCTCAAGAACATCTTCAAGGCTCTTCACCTCAAACGGCTGATGGGCCTGAATTGTTTTGTCGATGAGCCGGGGAATATCGGTAAACTTTATTTTATCCGCCAAAAAGGCGGCCACCGCCTCTTCGTTGGCCGCATTGAGAACCGCCGGAGAAGTTTTTCCCCTTCGCGCGACCTCATAGGCCGTCTTCAGGCAGGTGAATTTTTCAAAATCGGGCGGATAAAAAGTCAGCTCTCTTTTTTGGAAAAGATCGAGGCGGGGAACTCCGGTTTCAATCCGTTCCGGGTAGCTCAACGCATAGGCAATCGGCACCTTCATGTCGGGCAGGCCCATCTGGGCCATCACCGAGCCGTCGATATATTCGACCATCGAATGCACGATGCTCTGGGGATGCACGCAAATGTCGATTTTATCCACCGGAAGGTCAAAAAGCCAGCGGGCCTCCATCACCTCGAGCCCCTTGTTCATCATGGTGGCCGAATCGACGGTGATTTTGGCCCCCATCTTCCAGTTGGGATGGTTGAGCGCCTCTTTGACGGTGATTTGTCCGAACTCGGAGGCCGGCTTGTGCAAAAAAGGCCCCCCCGAGGCGGTCAGGATAAGCCGTTCCACATCCTCCCGCCTCTGTCCTTCCAGACATTGGAAGAGCGCCGAATGTTCGCTGTCAACCGGGAGAATCGTCACATTTTTCTTTACGGCCTCGCGCCGCATCAACTCGCCGGCAATCACCATGCTTTCCTTGTTGGCCAGGCCGACTGTCTTTCCCTGTTGAATGGCCTTTAATGTCGGCAAAAGACCGGCGGCGCCGACAATGGCGGAGATAACCATATCCGCTTCCGGGTGAGAGGCGACAAGCGAAGCCCCCTCGACCCCATGGACAATTTCAACCGTGTTCCGGCCGACGAGATTTCTCAATTCCCCGGCCTCGCCTTCGGACTTGACCGACACGATTTTCGGTTTGAGCTTTTGAATCTGGCCGCAAAGAACCTTAAGATTGGATCCGGCCGCCAAGCCGACGACCTGGAACCGGTCGGGATGACGCAAAACAAGATCGACCGTCGAGAGGCCGATGGAACCAGTGCTTCCCAAGATTGAGATTCGTTTAGTCATCATCGAGATAAATCCCCCTGTCCCCCCTTTGAAAAAGGGGGGTTGGGGGGGGATTTAGTCATTCACGAAAAATATTTCGCAAAATAATAAACCACCGGGCCGGTGAACAGAAGCGCATCCACGCGGTCCAACAAACCGCCGTGGCCCGGAATCAATCGGCCCGAATCCTTCACCCCAAAACCTCTTTTAATGAGCGACTCGCTCAAATCGCCCAACGGCCCGATGACCGCAATCGCGATGCAAACAATCACCAGAGGAGCGGTGGAAAAATCCGGCAAAAACAGAAAACGGACCACAAAGCCGGCGGAAACGGTGAAAACAACACCGCCGATCAACCCCTCGATCGTCTTCCCCGGTGAAATCCGCGGCGCCAGTTTGTGCCGGCCGATCCAACGGCCGACGACATATCCGCCGACATCGGACAAAACGGTTCCCGCCAGCATCAAAAAAAACCAGAACCGCCATTCGGGAAGTCCCCGCATCTTTCCCCAGAAGGAAAAAAGGACGCTTACGTACATGACGCCGAAATAAAAAAACGCCGCATGGCGAAAACGGACCATAAAATCGGCGGAACCGAAAAAATGAAGAACGAGCGTTGCCATCAGTGCCGCCGCAAACAGGGCCGGAAACCGGTCGGACGACCCGGCCCAAAAAATCAAAAGGGCGGTCATCCCCCCCCCCAATGCCAGGCCGCACGCTTTGATCCACAAAGGCTCCCCCCCGTTTGTGATGTTGAAATATTCCCACAGGCCGGCGAGCGACAAGACAACCACAACCCCCTGCACCCCTTCTTTGGGGGCGTAGAGAAGAAGGAGGATGACCGCTATGGCGACAAGAATGCCTGAAACCCACTGCGTCATAATTGCTCGCTGATTTTCCCGTACCGCCGCTCGCGCGTCCGGTATTCTTCAAGCGCTCTCATCAGATGTTCTTTGGTAAATTCCGGCCAGAAACATTCCTCAAAGACATATTCCGCATAGGCCCCCTGCCAGAGGAGGAAATTGCTGACACGGTGCTCGCCGCTGGTGCGGATGACCAGATCGACATCGGGAAGCCCCCGCGTGTCCAGATATTGTCCGAACGCCTCCTCGGTGATTTTTTCGAGCGGGCCGCCGGCGAGAATTTTTTTGGCCGCCCGGACAATTTCGTCGCGGGAGCCGTAGCTCAACGCCAGCGTCAAAACCATTTCATGCCGTTTATCCCCGGTGTCACGCATGACCTGTGCGAGAGTCTCATAAACATCGGCGGGGAGGCGCGAAAGGTCGCCGATGGCGTTCAACTTAATCCGGTTGTCGAGCATCTTTTGCCGTTTTTCCAGGAGAAAGGCCTTTAAAAAACGCATCAGGGCGGCGACCTCTTCGGGGGGGCGCTCCCAGTTTTCCTTCGAAAAGGCGTAGAGGGTCAGATACCTGATTCCGATGTCGCGGGCGGCGGTGATGATTTTTTCCGAGACGTCGATGCCGGTCCTGTGCCCCTCGATGCGGTTCAAACCGCGGGCCCTGGCCCATCGGCCGTTGCCGCCCATGATGATCGCGACATGTTCGGGGAGATTCATAAAATCAAACCTGCATGATCTCGGAGTC includes the following:
- a CDS encoding phosphatidate cytidylyltransferase, coding for MTQWVSGILVAIAVILLLLYAPKEGVQGVVVVLSLAGLWEYFNITNGGEPLWIKACGLALGGGMTALLIFWAGSSDRFPALFAAALMATLVLHFFGSADFMVRFRHAAFFYFGVMYVSVLFSFWGKMRGLPEWRFWFFLMLAGTVLSDVGGYVVGRWIGRHKLAPRISPGKTIEGLIGGVVFTVSAGFVVRFLFLPDFSTAPLVIVCIAIAVIGPLGDLSESLIKRGFGVKDSGRLIPGHGGLLDRVDALLFTGPVVYYFAKYFS
- the rseP gene encoding RIP metalloprotease RseP; protein product: MTIFYFIIALGILVLVHEWGHFIIARRSGIRVERFSIGFGPKIIGFRRGGTEFRIAPIPLGGYVKLYGEDPMAEAEGDEAKAKEIQASPDAFSARPLHSRLATVFAGPMMNLFLCLVLMPVVFMVGRMIPVILEKPPVVLGVKEGSPAESAGLQKGDEILRIDGAGVKKWSDLLDWIGLHPGEEARVTVKRNGKELEMPVRLEYSPATKQKIGYLGIEPFYFWGDDPIVGDVSGNSPAGGAGLKAGDKITALNGKPVSSWTEMTGIIRGSGGSAVTLAYRRNGAENTVTVTPKFHEGAKAWVIGITKYIDPSGFARKRYGLFEALKEGTRENIKLLGLTLDVLKRLFTFQLSYKALGGPVQIAQASAMAARSGAGEFLYFLAFLSMQLGILNLLPIPVLDGGHVLFMVLEGVRRKPVSLKVRMFSQQVGLALLLGLMLLVTINDVDSVWGFSNIWEKIKGIF
- a CDS encoding 1-deoxy-D-xylulose-5-phosphate reductoisomerase; this translates as MTKRISILGSTGSIGLSTVDLVLRHPDRFQVVGLAAGSNLKVLCGQIQKLKPKIVSVKSEGEAGELRNLVGRNTVEIVHGVEGASLVASHPEADMVISAIVGAAGLLPTLKAIQQGKTVGLANKESMVIAGELMRREAVKKNVTILPVDSEHSALFQCLEGQRREDVERLILTASGGPFLHKPASEFGQITVKEALNHPNWKMGAKITVDSATMMNKGLEVMEARWLFDLPVDKIDICVHPQSIVHSMVEYIDGSVMAQMGLPDMKVPIAYALSYPERIETGVPRLDLFQKRELTFYPPDFEKFTCLKTAYEVARRGKTSPAVLNAANEEAVAAFLADKIKFTDIPRLIDKTIQAHQPFEVKSLEDVLEADRWARERTKFQISNSKSQTK
- the tsaB gene encoding tRNA (adenosine(37)-N6)-threonylcarbamoyltransferase complex dimerization subunit type 1 TsaB, which produces MSFLLAVESSTKHLSVALFEEGRLLEEIVAVSDGTVSQGRTHSEKLLPLIDQILNARQFKIADIRSFAVAVGPGSFTSLRVGMATVMGLACGTGSAIYPVSSLKAMALGVAGDGVLIAPVIKGGRGRVYGAVYQRKGRTVKQRIKQATYEPEGFLAKIKKLKQKIFFVGPGFEILGVRSGPKNIYLDYVFPRASQVGFLAINEKIKPIRPEGLRIRYLQEPGLGGKIQGVKP
- the uppS gene encoding di-trans,poly-cis-decaprenylcistransferase gives rise to the protein MNLPEHVAIIMGGNGRWARARGLNRIEGHRTGIDVSEKIITAARDIGIRYLTLYAFSKENWERPPEEVAALMRFLKAFLLEKRQKMLDNRIKLNAIGDLSRLPADVYETLAQVMRDTGDKRHEMVLTLALSYGSRDEIVRAAKKILAGGPLEKITEEAFGQYLDTRGLPDVDLVIRTSGEHRVSNFLLWQGAYAEYVFEECFWPEFTKEHLMRALEEYRTRERRYGKISEQL